The following are encoded together in the Pseudodesulfovibrio indicus genome:
- the flgL gene encoding flagellar hook-associated protein FlgL — protein sequence MRVTQQMLFNRYVYNLNSSLTSLMDLNVKAQTQKNINKPSDDPTGMTRILDHRDTLRSLDQYAENISTAKGWLTSADEALMQVSTIITRAKELATQAATGTVDENNREQISYEMRSLFEQLVSLANTDFEGNSIFGGHKTDGAAYQEIMWLTTNDEDFGRNAEFTVNGSSDTTVLVQYFDRQDNTPVGGNMALDDPDLGVRYSIDGGRNWLEDGSISFIGSEGTLSLPQSGTSVSFHGVTDVKVNDFSDVSVSDGTWMWIRPSAQYLGDDDDAPPKVDSLGPGVKLIEAEASGSFLDTNVTIRIDNESDVTMNEEIHYSYSMDGGINWVTGNVASADTTSNAAVLSVANGGILTLTSAGSNTISPGQQFIIRPRTAAINLDVSSSEQVQVNSVGKDIFGGIYMDPDRVLSAGGSILTLGSLNGGRVFHGSNASNMALSIQGDDEYSMNLFEVMGNLVAFTETNNQTGVQQSLANLVKAQEHIMNSIAEIGGRENRLNVGANILEGLKLNEQTLLSSIEDADVSELMTDLAQQQIVYESVLRSTSMIMQLNLAKFI from the coding sequence ATGCGCGTAACACAGCAGATGCTTTTCAACAGGTATGTTTACAACCTGAACAGCTCCCTGACTTCCCTCATGGACCTGAACGTCAAGGCCCAGACCCAGAAGAATATCAACAAGCCGAGCGACGACCCCACGGGCATGACCCGCATCCTGGACCACCGCGATACCCTGCGGTCCCTGGACCAGTACGCGGAGAACATCTCCACGGCCAAGGGGTGGCTGACCAGCGCCGACGAAGCGCTGATGCAGGTCTCCACCATCATCACCCGGGCCAAGGAGCTGGCCACCCAGGCCGCTACCGGCACCGTGGACGAGAACAACCGCGAGCAGATCAGCTACGAGATGCGCTCCCTGTTCGAGCAGCTCGTCAGCCTGGCCAATACCGATTTCGAGGGCAATTCCATCTTCGGCGGGCACAAGACCGACGGTGCGGCGTACCAGGAGATCATGTGGCTGACCACCAACGACGAGGATTTCGGCCGCAACGCCGAGTTCACGGTCAATGGTTCGTCGGACACCACGGTCCTGGTCCAGTATTTCGACCGCCAGGACAACACCCCGGTGGGCGGGAACATGGCCCTGGACGACCCCGACCTGGGCGTTCGCTATTCCATCGACGGCGGCCGCAACTGGCTGGAGGACGGGTCCATCTCGTTCATCGGCTCCGAGGGAACCCTGAGCCTGCCCCAGAGCGGCACCAGCGTGAGCTTCCACGGCGTCACCGACGTCAAGGTCAACGATTTCAGCGACGTGTCCGTTTCCGACGGCACCTGGATGTGGATTCGCCCCTCGGCCCAGTATTTGGGCGACGACGATGACGCCCCGCCCAAGGTGGACTCCCTCGGTCCCGGCGTGAAGCTGATCGAGGCCGAGGCCTCCGGCTCATTCCTGGACACCAACGTGACCATCCGCATCGACAACGAGTCGGATGTGACCATGAACGAGGAGATTCACTACTCCTACAGCATGGACGGCGGCATCAACTGGGTGACCGGCAACGTGGCCTCGGCGGACACCACCTCCAACGCGGCGGTGCTCAGCGTGGCCAACGGCGGCATCCTGACCCTGACCTCGGCCGGTTCCAACACCATCAGCCCGGGCCAGCAGTTCATCATCCGCCCCCGCACGGCGGCCATCAACCTGGATGTCTCGTCCAGCGAGCAGGTCCAGGTCAACAGCGTGGGCAAGGACATCTTCGGCGGCATCTACATGGACCCGGACAGGGTCCTGTCCGCCGGCGGCTCCATCCTGACCCTGGGCAGCCTGAACGGAGGACGCGTGTTCCATGGCAGCAACGCCTCGAACATGGCGCTGTCCATCCAGGGGGACGACGAGTACTCCATGAACCTGTTCGAGGTCATGGGCAACCTCGTGGCCTTCACCGAGACCAACAACCAGACCGGGGTGCAGCAGTCCCTGGCCAACCTGGTCAAGGCCCAGGAACACATCATGAACTCCATCGCCGAGATCGGCGGTCGCGAGAACCGGCTGAACGTGGGGGCGAACATCCTGGAGGGGCTGAAGCTCAACGAGCAGACCCTGCTCAGTTCCATCGAGGACGCGGACGTGTCCGAGCTGATGACCGATTTGGCCCAGCAGCAGATCGTTTACGAGTCCGTGCTGCGTTCCACTTCCATGATCATGCAACTGAATCTGGCGAAGTTTATATAA
- the flgK gene encoding flagellar hook-associated protein FlgK: protein MSFGANSILDMGRWALFASQVQLQVTGENIANVNTEGYSRRSVLLEEGPYIDYSPGQLGTGVKATEVVRHFDEMVEAMYLGQSALSDMWGNLFEQLKGVENLLNESSGTGVSDALSQYFNSWNEVSQRPDNYGARQTVLNDAATLISTLKQVDNDLSLMQQRVNKEISAQVDEANTLMQEIADLNNQIQVHQVDGQNNANALFDERARKLRSLAELMDIRTIDNGGGNLTVLTEAGQTLVDGESAFSLEFRAATKTKDLRTDSTFDGNVYFDGSDDFEYTIEFVASNAGDPVGQVGSGAGAAQFRVSLDGGVTWLANEDGSERHFSARGYDDRVNVEGLQIWFGSDTDSQGSGTGTFVDGDRFIISPHQGLYWVQNTSHAEEITPQTHFNGEANPQRLTGGSLTALMTFRDSYVGKYRSKLGELAESVIWETNRRHSQGAGLQAFTETEGTYRVDYIDKALASDSAGLAFGDRLQSGSSFMYVYNESTGLLASSAALDFDGNGMIFNPDIHTLEDVRDAFDRTFNGAINATIVNNQLRLEAEEGYTFAFGTDSAGLYAALGLNTFFKGSAPNTMAINEKVSGDLDYLATGHVNGAGEMNTGDNTTALSMYALREEDVTTSTAFEGTTKQSILDYYNGIVGNVGTDVNRAQFNANFYGTLAKDLDERQQQISGVNLDEEMSDLIKYQASYTAAAKLITTADQMLQTVLSLKS, encoded by the coding sequence ATGTCCTTCGGAGCCAATTCCATTCTCGACATGGGCCGTTGGGCCCTGTTCGCCTCCCAGGTCCAGTTGCAGGTCACGGGCGAGAACATCGCCAACGTGAATACCGAGGGGTACTCGCGGCGCTCGGTGCTTCTGGAGGAAGGTCCGTACATAGACTATTCGCCCGGCCAGCTCGGCACGGGCGTCAAGGCCACCGAGGTGGTCCGCCACTTCGACGAGATGGTCGAGGCCATGTACCTGGGACAGTCCGCCCTGTCCGACATGTGGGGCAACCTTTTCGAACAGCTCAAGGGCGTGGAGAACCTGCTCAACGAGTCCTCCGGCACCGGCGTGTCCGACGCCCTGTCGCAGTATTTCAATTCCTGGAACGAGGTCTCCCAGCGTCCCGACAACTACGGCGCGCGCCAGACCGTGCTCAACGACGCGGCCACCCTCATCTCCACCCTGAAGCAGGTGGACAACGACCTGTCGCTCATGCAGCAACGGGTCAACAAAGAGATTTCCGCCCAGGTCGACGAGGCCAACACCCTGATGCAGGAGATTGCGGACCTCAACAACCAGATCCAGGTCCATCAGGTGGATGGGCAGAACAACGCCAACGCCCTGTTCGACGAGCGGGCGCGCAAGCTCCGCTCCCTGGCCGAGCTGATGGACATTCGGACCATCGACAACGGTGGCGGCAACCTGACGGTCCTGACAGAGGCCGGGCAGACCCTGGTGGACGGCGAGTCCGCCTTCTCCCTGGAGTTCCGCGCCGCGACCAAGACCAAGGACCTGCGCACCGACTCCACCTTTGACGGCAACGTCTACTTCGACGGCAGCGACGACTTCGAATACACCATCGAGTTCGTGGCCTCCAACGCGGGCGATCCCGTGGGCCAGGTGGGTTCCGGCGCGGGCGCGGCCCAGTTCAGGGTCTCCCTGGACGGCGGCGTGACCTGGCTGGCGAACGAGGACGGCAGCGAGCGCCACTTCTCCGCCCGGGGCTACGACGACCGCGTGAACGTCGAGGGCCTCCAGATCTGGTTCGGGTCGGATACCGACTCCCAGGGCTCGGGCACCGGCACCTTCGTGGACGGCGACCGGTTCATCATCAGTCCGCACCAGGGGCTGTACTGGGTGCAGAATACCTCGCACGCCGAGGAGATCACCCCCCAGACGCATTTCAACGGCGAAGCCAATCCGCAGCGCCTTACGGGCGGCAGCCTGACCGCGCTCATGACCTTCCGCGACAGCTATGTGGGCAAGTACCGGTCCAAGCTCGGGGAGCTGGCCGAGTCCGTGATCTGGGAGACCAACCGCAGGCACAGCCAGGGCGCGGGCCTCCAGGCCTTCACCGAGACCGAGGGGACCTACCGCGTGGACTACATCGACAAGGCGCTGGCCAGCGACTCCGCGGGCCTGGCCTTCGGCGACCGGCTCCAGTCGGGCAGCTCCTTCATGTACGTGTACAACGAATCCACCGGGCTGCTGGCCTCCAGCGCGGCCCTGGACTTCGACGGCAACGGCATGATCTTCAACCCGGACATCCACACCCTGGAAGACGTGCGCGACGCCTTTGACCGGACTTTCAACGGGGCCATCAACGCCACCATCGTCAACAACCAGCTCCGACTGGAAGCCGAGGAGGGGTACACCTTCGCCTTCGGCACCGACAGCGCGGGACTCTATGCGGCCCTGGGACTGAACACCTTCTTCAAGGGCAGTGCGCCGAACACCATGGCCATCAACGAGAAGGTCTCGGGCGACCTCGACTACCTGGCCACGGGCCACGTCAACGGGGCGGGCGAGATGAATACCGGCGACAACACCACGGCGTTGTCCATGTACGCCCTGCGCGAGGAGGACGTGACCACCAGCACGGCCTTCGAGGGCACCACCAAGCAGAGCATACTGGACTACTACAACGGCATCGTCGGCAACGTGGGCACGGACGTGAACCGGGCCCAGTTCAATGCGAATTTCTACGGAACCCTGGCAAAGGACCTGGACGAGCGCCAGCAGCAGATCTCGGGCGTGAACCTGGACGAGGAGATGAGCGACCTGATCAAGTACCAGGCGTCCTACACCGCCGCGGCCAAGCTCATCACCACCGCGGACCAGATGCTCCAGACCGTCCTTTCACTCAAGTCCTAG
- a CDS encoding flagellar protein FlgN, translated as MLRLIEENLVRQNKAMLLMYFLLEEEFSRLTQLKPQSVSQVELSIQELMRQVAGERHSLRRMLVRVEPSAKRVRDLYPGLERETADGLRELLARLDEIEQRCAIQAAKNHQMAMALFDQSKGLLTFMHNQIKPKNTNAYGRTGRFAKGINDARLLSGRL; from the coding sequence ATGCTCCGTTTGATAGAGGAAAATTTGGTCAGGCAAAACAAGGCCATGCTGCTCATGTATTTCCTCCTTGAGGAAGAATTTTCCCGCCTCACCCAACTCAAGCCCCAGTCCGTTTCCCAGGTGGAGCTGTCCATCCAGGAGCTGATGCGCCAGGTGGCGGGGGAGCGGCATTCCCTGCGCCGCATGCTGGTCCGGGTCGAACCCTCGGCCAAGCGGGTCCGGGACTTGTATCCCGGCCTGGAGCGCGAGACTGCCGACGGGCTGCGCGAACTGCTGGCCCGCCTCGACGAGATCGAGCAGCGGTGCGCCATACAGGCGGCCAAGAACCATCAGATGGCCATGGCCCTCTTTGACCAGTCAAAGGGGCTGCTGACCTTCATGCACAACCAGATCAAGCCCAAGAACACCAATGCCTACGGGCGCACCGGCCGGTTCGCCAAAGGCATCAATGACGCCCGGTTGCTGAGCGGGAGACTCTGA
- a CDS encoding rod-binding protein: MISSNVDPRLAASVAETKDLQRFKTEMDGLKQSLSGGGQDKMAELKKACQNFEAVFIGKLWEQMKQTVPKEGYLHSKQEESYMAMFDRDFSEKMASAGGIGLADMIYDQLSRKLKQASQETLSGGVSIKPLQPEPIALNRAPESVPLTRKGGAMTLEDWGGTEVSGGNRLPSAGSAPESGAAAGSGRLSDVEVQARLETLARRLEAERGQGAARPSRPQAGAGYKADGSDDPKFDIGRKFAEIG, encoded by the coding sequence ATGATCAGCAGCAACGTCGATCCCAGGCTGGCCGCGAGCGTGGCCGAGACCAAGGATTTGCAGCGGTTCAAGACCGAGATGGACGGGCTGAAGCAGAGCCTGTCCGGCGGCGGCCAGGACAAGATGGCCGAGCTGAAGAAGGCGTGCCAGAACTTCGAGGCGGTTTTCATCGGCAAGCTCTGGGAGCAGATGAAGCAGACCGTGCCCAAGGAAGGGTACCTGCACTCCAAGCAGGAAGAGAGTTACATGGCCATGTTCGACCGCGACTTTTCCGAGAAGATGGCCAGCGCGGGCGGCATCGGCCTGGCCGACATGATCTACGACCAGCTCAGCCGCAAGCTCAAGCAGGCCAGTCAGGAGACCCTGTCCGGCGGCGTGAGCATCAAGCCGTTGCAGCCGGAACCCATCGCCCTGAACCGGGCGCCGGAGAGCGTTCCCCTGACCCGGAAGGGCGGGGCCATGACCCTGGAGGACTGGGGCGGCACCGAGGTGTCCGGCGGCAACCGCCTGCCCTCGGCCGGGAGCGCCCCGGAATCGGGCGCGGCCGCCGGTTCGGGCAGGCTGAGCGACGTCGAGGTCCAGGCCCGCCTCGAAACCCTGGCGCGCAGGCTCGAAGCCGAGCGCGGGCAGGGCGCGGCACGGCCGTCCAGGCCCCAGGCCGGGGCCGGATACAAGGCCGACGGGTCCGACGACCCGAAGTTCGACATTGGCCGGAAATTTGCAGAAATCGGTTGA
- a CDS encoding flagellar basal body P-ring protein FlgI has translation MLVFFLAALLAPKAAGAARLKDIASFSGVRTNELVGYGLVVGLAGTGDGSSSTFTMRSMSNMLEKMGVETNPDDLKPKNVAAVMVTGRMPVSSKPGSNMDVTVSSLGDAKSLLGGVLLITPLKGLDGRVYAVAQGALTIGGFTVGGAAADAQKNIPTVGIIPNGGVVERAVPFKFNNQDHMTVNLNMRDFGTTMQVVNKINASMGGNFASAKDISTIELQLPDRFRGNMVPLMASLEDLDVSPDGKAKVVVDEKTGTVVLGQDVRLSRVAVAHGNLQIVVSETQQVSQPGPFSDGATVVTPQTDVQVSEQNNRLMLMEGATLQELVDGLNSIGATPRDLISIIRTLKAAGSLHADVEVI, from the coding sequence ATGCTGGTCTTTTTCCTGGCCGCGCTGCTCGCGCCCAAGGCGGCCGGAGCGGCCCGGCTCAAGGACATCGCCAGCTTCAGCGGCGTGCGGACCAACGAACTGGTCGGCTATGGCCTGGTGGTCGGCCTGGCCGGAACCGGCGACGGCTCGTCCAGCACGTTCACCATGCGCTCCATGTCCAACATGCTGGAGAAGATGGGCGTCGAGACCAACCCCGACGACCTCAAGCCCAAGAACGTGGCCGCGGTCATGGTCACGGGCCGCATGCCCGTATCGTCCAAGCCCGGTTCGAACATGGACGTCACCGTCTCCTCGCTGGGCGACGCCAAGTCCCTGCTCGGCGGCGTCCTGCTGATCACCCCGCTCAAGGGGCTGGACGGCCGGGTCTACGCCGTGGCCCAGGGTGCGCTGACCATCGGCGGCTTCACCGTGGGCGGCGCGGCGGCCGACGCCCAGAAGAACATTCCCACCGTGGGCATCATTCCCAACGGCGGCGTGGTCGAGCGGGCCGTACCCTTCAAGTTCAACAACCAGGATCACATGACCGTGAACCTGAACATGCGCGATTTCGGGACCACCATGCAGGTGGTCAACAAGATCAACGCCAGCATGGGCGGCAACTTCGCCTCGGCCAAGGACATCTCCACCATCGAGCTGCAGCTTCCGGACCGGTTCCGGGGCAACATGGTGCCGCTGATGGCCTCCCTGGAGGACCTGGACGTCTCGCCCGACGGCAAGGCCAAGGTCGTGGTGGACGAGAAGACCGGCACCGTGGTGCTCGGTCAGGACGTCCGGCTGAGCCGCGTGGCCGTGGCCCACGGCAACCTGCAGATCGTGGTCTCCGAGACCCAGCAGGTCAGCCAGCCCGGCCCGTTCTCCGACGGGGCCACCGTGGTCACCCCGCAGACCGACGTCCAGGTCAGCGAGCAGAACAACCGGCTCATGCTCATGGAGGGCGCGACCCTGCAGGAGCTGGTGGACGGCCTGAACTCCATCGGCGCGACCCCGCGCGACCTGATTTCCATCATCCGGACCCTCAAGGCGGCGGGCTCCCTGCACGCCGATGTGGAGGTAATCTAA
- a CDS encoding flagellar basal body L-ring protein FlgH, which translates to MRRRIIIVMASILLASGCAPKYREEPMPVLTPPAYEEQDPAANPGSLYDNNRSEFLYDDNRASRVGDIVLVQVEESATTKIKSETTADKSNDVKTSVSAMPTTGLVGNIPLAETLGAKAGVGILANQSSEFSGNGETKQESNFEATVATRIVRRLPGNILQVEGARRIRVNNETQFLVVRGLIRQRDISSGNSIPSTSLAEAQIEIYGQGVLADKQKPGWLSRILDNIFPF; encoded by the coding sequence ATGAGACGCCGCATCATCATAGTAATGGCTTCCATCCTGCTGGCCTCGGGCTGCGCGCCCAAGTACCGGGAGGAACCCATGCCCGTCCTCACCCCTCCCGCTTACGAGGAGCAGGACCCGGCCGCGAACCCCGGCTCCCTGTATGACAACAACAGGTCCGAGTTCCTGTACGACGACAACCGCGCCAGCCGCGTGGGCGACATCGTCCTGGTCCAGGTGGAGGAATCCGCCACCACCAAGATCAAGTCCGAGACCACGGCCGACAAGTCCAACGACGTCAAGACCTCGGTGTCGGCCATGCCCACCACCGGCCTGGTCGGAAACATTCCCCTGGCCGAGACCCTGGGGGCCAAGGCGGGCGTCGGCATCCTGGCCAACCAGTCCTCGGAGTTCTCGGGCAACGGCGAGACCAAGCAGGAATCCAATTTCGAGGCCACGGTGGCCACGCGCATCGTGCGCAGGCTGCCGGGCAACATCCTCCAGGTGGAGGGCGCGCGCCGCATCCGGGTCAACAACGAGACCCAGTTCCTGGTGGTGCGCGGTCTGATCCGCCAGCGCGACATCTCGTCGGGCAACTCCATACCGTCCACCAGCCTGGCCGAGGCCCAGATCGAGATCTACGGCCAGGGCGTGCTGGCGGACAAGCAGAAGCCGGGCTGGCTGTCGCGGATTCTGGACAACATCTTTCCCTTCTAG
- the flgA gene encoding flagellar basal body P-ring formation chaperone FlgA translates to MSRKWSLSINGKTALRAGLALCLALAVLAAPVGTGAAKGGKWQALVRDAVCVKGPDVLLGEIADPVDATARSQWKSLAGLKLWQASDRPGHVVNVNRDKLEKVLRYYLGEMAGNLVLPNQMAVQTGGRVINDAELKERLVAFLTPRGKDLGGDVEFKNLQMPGHIFLQSPLDKLVISMNSDLEPGRNEIVLSGIGPDGRVLSRRSAVVFVDVWKTVPVAAKPLNRMERLSKDKVSFRRVNLAYKPEVWDGTGGPWRMARTLGRGQVFTMSHLEPVPLIEKGEMVTLVYNGDRVRLSIKAEALGEGGAGQLVQVRNVQSNKVIMATVVDSDTVVVR, encoded by the coding sequence ATGTCGAGGAAATGGAGCCTGAGCATCAACGGGAAGACGGCCCTCAGGGCCGGACTGGCCCTGTGCCTGGCCCTGGCCGTGCTGGCCGCGCCGGTCGGGACGGGCGCAGCCAAGGGCGGAAAGTGGCAGGCGTTGGTCCGGGACGCGGTCTGCGTCAAGGGACCGGACGTCCTGCTGGGCGAGATCGCCGATCCGGTGGACGCGACCGCCCGCAGCCAGTGGAAATCCCTGGCCGGCCTCAAGCTCTGGCAGGCTTCGGACCGGCCGGGACACGTGGTCAACGTGAACCGCGACAAGCTCGAAAAGGTTCTGCGCTACTACCTCGGCGAGATGGCCGGAAACCTGGTCCTGCCCAACCAGATGGCCGTGCAGACCGGGGGCAGGGTGATCAACGACGCCGAGCTGAAGGAGCGCCTTGTCGCCTTTTTGACGCCGCGCGGCAAGGACCTGGGCGGCGACGTGGAGTTCAAGAACCTCCAGATGCCCGGTCACATCTTTTTGCAGAGCCCCCTGGACAAGCTGGTCATCAGCATGAATTCGGACCTGGAGCCGGGGCGCAACGAGATCGTCCTGTCCGGGATCGGACCGGACGGCAGGGTGCTTTCCCGCCGCTCGGCCGTGGTCTTCGTGGACGTCTGGAAGACCGTGCCCGTGGCCGCGAAGCCGCTCAACCGCATGGAGCGGCTGAGCAAGGACAAGGTTTCGTTCAGGCGCGTCAACCTGGCCTACAAGCCCGAGGTCTGGGACGGCACGGGCGGACCGTGGCGCATGGCCCGGACCCTGGGCAGGGGACAGGTCTTCACCATGTCCCACCTGGAGCCGGTCCCGCTCATCGAGAAGGGCGAGATGGTCACCCTGGTCTACAACGGCGACCGCGTCCGCCTGTCCATCAAGGCCGAGGCCCTGGGCGAGGGCGGTGCGGGGCAGCTGGTCCAGGTCCGCAACGTGCAGAGCAACAAAGTCATCATGGCAACCGTCGTGGACAGCGACACCGTGGTTGTCAGGTAG
- the flgG gene encoding flagellar basal-body rod protein FlgG: MMRSLWTSATGMIAMQTQIDTLSNNLANVSTTGFKKSRAEFEDLMYQTLQIAGTENADGTRTPVGMQIGMGVRPVSVHKFFTQGDFQNTGNPLDMAIEGEGFFQVIMNGETVYTRDGSFELDDQGRVVTAGGHALQPEFTVPPETAGVSISETGTIAALDKDGTVLAQANIDLYRFQNPAGLIATGRNFYRESEASGAAVAGTPGDENFGTIAQGFLEGSNVEMVDEMVGLIVGQRAFEINSKAITTSDAMLQTAINIKR, from the coding sequence ATGATGCGTTCCCTTTGGACCTCTGCCACGGGCATGATCGCCATGCAGACGCAGATCGATACCCTGTCGAACAACCTGGCCAACGTCTCCACCACGGGCTTCAAGAAAAGCCGGGCGGAGTTCGAGGACCTTATGTACCAGACCCTGCAGATCGCCGGCACCGAGAACGCCGACGGCACCAGGACCCCGGTGGGCATGCAGATCGGCATGGGCGTGCGGCCCGTGTCCGTGCACAAGTTCTTCACCCAGGGCGACTTCCAGAACACCGGCAACCCGCTGGACATGGCCATCGAGGGAGAAGGATTCTTCCAGGTCATAATGAACGGCGAGACGGTCTACACCCGCGACGGCTCCTTCGAGCTGGACGATCAGGGACGGGTGGTCACCGCGGGCGGCCACGCCCTGCAGCCGGAATTCACCGTACCGCCCGAGACGGCCGGCGTGTCCATCTCCGAGACCGGGACCATCGCGGCCCTGGACAAGGACGGCACGGTGCTCGCCCAGGCGAACATCGACCTGTACCGGTTCCAGAACCCGGCGGGGTTGATCGCGACCGGGCGCAACTTCTACCGCGAGAGCGAGGCCTCCGGGGCCGCCGTGGCGGGCACGCCCGGCGACGAGAATTTCGGGACCATCGCCCAGGGATTCCTGGAAGGGTCCAACGTGGAGATGGTGGACGAAATGGTCGGCCTGATCGTGGGGCAGCGCGCCTTCGAGATCAACTCCAAGGCGATCACCACTTCGGACGCCATGTTGCAGACGGCCATCAACATCAAGCGCTAG
- the flgF gene encoding flagellar basal-body rod protein FlgF, which produces MRDSTQSALFGALSNEIRMSSIANNLANVNTSAFKKDTLAFHDTFVRFAHDYLVDEKTYIRGKKLFPEGHIMAKARLSAQRPDFSQGSLEQTGNQLDFAISGEGFFTVQGPEEMLYTRAGNFVADANGMLRTKDGNPVMVDGGPLVIPSGAAVQVDGQGNISVNGNPAGAFDLVTFDDPNQLERMGSNNFRAPLGVGAVPPEEINVAQGFLEKGNVDVVTEMVAMIEVQRAHTMYSKVIQSDNEMDTKLITQAGRPAV; this is translated from the coding sequence ATGCGAGACAGCACACAAAGCGCTCTTTTCGGTGCTTTATCCAATGAAATCAGGATGTCCAGCATCGCCAATAATTTGGCGAACGTGAACACGTCGGCCTTCAAGAAGGACACGCTGGCCTTCCACGACACCTTCGTCCGCTTCGCCCATGACTACCTTGTGGACGAAAAAACGTATATCCGGGGCAAAAAGCTGTTCCCCGAGGGCCACATCATGGCCAAGGCGAGGCTCTCCGCCCAGCGTCCCGACTTCTCCCAGGGCAGCCTGGAGCAGACCGGCAACCAGCTCGATTTCGCCATCTCCGGCGAGGGATTCTTCACCGTTCAGGGGCCGGAGGAGATGCTCTACACCCGCGCGGGCAACTTCGTCGCCGACGCCAACGGGATGCTTCGCACCAAGGACGGGAACCCGGTCATGGTGGACGGCGGTCCGCTGGTCATTCCGTCGGGTGCCGCGGTCCAGGTGGACGGGCAGGGCAACATCTCGGTCAACGGCAACCCGGCCGGGGCCTTCGACCTGGTCACCTTCGACGATCCCAACCAGCTCGAACGCATGGGCAGCAACAATTTCCGCGCCCCGCTGGGCGTGGGCGCCGTGCCGCCCGAAGAGATCAACGTGGCCCAGGGGTTCCTGGAAAAGGGCAACGTCGACGTGGTCACCGAGATGGTCGCCATGATCGAGGTCCAGCGGGCCCACACCATGTATTCCAAGGTGATCCAGTCCGACAACGAAATGGACACCAAACTGATCACCCAGGCGGGACGTCCCGCCGTCTAA
- the rimP gene encoding ribosome maturation factor RimP, whose product MRQTFEEMLSEIIRPEVENLGYVFWGLTSPATGKKRVVRIYIDGPEGVNIDQCAEVSRQVGLMLEVEDVIPGAFVLEVSSPGLERLFFSPDQMAGYVGRKVDVLLHEPVGDRRKFKGELTGVKDDTITLDVEGNSIDFDWTAIKKVALVHEF is encoded by the coding sequence ATGCGCCAGACTTTCGAGGAAATGCTGTCGGAGATCATCCGGCCCGAGGTGGAGAACCTCGGCTACGTCTTTTGGGGACTGACCTCCCCTGCGACGGGCAAGAAGCGTGTTGTCCGCATCTACATCGACGGCCCGGAGGGCGTGAACATCGACCAGTGCGCCGAGGTCAGCCGACAGGTGGGCCTCATGCTGGAGGTGGAGGACGTCATTCCCGGCGCCTTCGTCCTGGAGGTGTCCTCGCCCGGTCTGGAGCGGCTTTTCTTCTCGCCCGACCAGATGGCGGGCTACGTCGGCCGCAAGGTGGACGTCCTGCTCCATGAGCCGGTCGGCGACCGCCGCAAGTTCAAGGGCGAACTGACCGGCGTGAAAGACGACACCATCACCCTCGACGTTGAGGGAAATAGTATTGATTTCGACTGGACCGCCATCAAGAAAGTGGCGCTGGTCCACGAATTTTAG